The sequence below is a genomic window from Barrientosiimonas humi.
GGTGACCTTCTCGCCGCCGCCCCGCGAGCCGTGGCCGACGATCGTGGCCCGCTCGATCCAGCGAGGCGTGCCGCCGGGGATGTTCTTCTCGAAGAACGACATGTCGCCGGTGCCGTGCGGCCAGCGCACCCGGGTCACCGGCCGGTCGGCCAGCACCGGCAGCAGCGCGGCGGCCACCCGCGCGTAGTAGTTGAGCACCTCGCCCTTGGTCGTCTCGGTCTGGGGGTAGAGCACCTTGTCGAGGTTGCTCACCCGGAGCCGCTGGCCGTCCACCTCGACGAGCAGCTGGTCCTGGTCAGGCATCGGTGTCCTTCGGGGTCAGGTCGGCTGGAGTCAGGTCGGACGCGGTCAGGTCGGGGCGCAGCCCCTTCCAGGTCGGCTGCCGGAGCCGGCCGACCTCGGAGATCCCGTGGAACTCCAGGTCGACCACCAGGCTCGGACGCACCCACGTCGCCCCGGCCCGCTCGGCGCGCGGCACGTCGTCGACGAACGGGTCGCCCTCGTCGGGCAGCTCGCGCAGCCGGGGGAGCAGCGCGGCACCGGTGCGTCCCGCGAGCCCGCTGCCGATGCGGCCCCGATACTGCAGGCCGCTCGTCGTCGGTGCCCCGATCAGCAACGCTCCCAGGCGATCTCGGCTGTCGGTCTCGAACTTCCACCCGCCCACGACGAACGAGTCGGTGGTGCGGTGCACGGTCTTGCGCCAGTCGTCGCTGCGCCGGCCGGGGACGTACGGCGAGGCCCAGCGCTTGGAGACCACGCCCTCCATGCCTTGCTCGGCGGTCGCGCGGGAGAGGCCCTCGCCGTCGTCGAACACGGGTGGCACCTGCACCCACGGGCTGCCCAGCCCGGCGCCCTCGAGCAGCTGACGCCGATCGCGCAGCGGGAGCCCGGTGACGTCGGTGCCGGCCGCGCGGAGCACGTCGAACGCCATCAGGGTGATCGGCGCGGTGGCCGAGAGTCGTTCTGCCACACGGGCATTGGTCACGTTGAACCGCTCGGCGAGCGCCGCGAACGACGGGATGCCACCGCGCATGACCACGACCTCGCCGTCGAGGAGCAGGTCGTCGTACGCCGTCAGCCCCGACGCGTCGGTCGTGAGCTCGGGGAAGGCGATCGTCACGTCGCGCTCGGTGCGCGACCAGACCCGCACGCGGCCGCCGCGGACGTCGACGAGCACGCGCATGCCGTCCCACTTGACCTCGTGGCACCACTGCTCGCCGACGGGAACCCCCACGGCGGGGGTGGCGAGCATCGGGCGCATGGGGTCATTCTTGGGGGCATGCGAGCCATCTGGAAGGGCGCCGTCTCGTTCGGCCTGGTCAACGTGCCGGTGAAGCTCTACTCCGCCACCGAGAACCACGACGTGCAGTTCCGCCAGGTGCACCGGGAGGACGGCGGCCGGATCAGATATCGCCGGGTCTGCTCGATCGACGGCGAGGAGGTCGCCTACGACGACATCGCCAAGGGGTATGAGACCGAGGACGGCGAGATGGTCGTGCTCACCGACGACGACCTCGCCGAGCTCCCCACGAGCAGCAGCCGTGAGATCGCGGTCGACAAGTTCGTGCCCACCGAGCAGATCGACCCGATGCTGTTCGACAAGTCCTACTACCTCGAGCCCGACAAGGCCGCGGTGAAGCCCTACGTGCTGCTGCGCGAGGCCCTCAGCCAGGCGGATCGCGTTGCGCTCGTGACGGTTTCGCTGCGCACCCGGATGACCGTCGCGGTGCTGCGCGTGCACGACGACGTCATCACGCTGCAGACGCTGCTGTGGCCCGACGAGCTGCGCCAGGCCGACTTCGGGGTGCTCTCCGAGGCCGCCGACGAGGAGGTCAAGCCGGCCGAGCAGGCGATGGCCCAGATGCTCGTCGAGTCGCTCGCGGGCGACTACGACCCCGAGGAGTACGAGGACGACTACGCCGCCGCCGTCCAGGAGCTGGTCCAGACCAAGCTCGAGGGCGGCGAGGTCAAGGCCGCCCCCGAGCCGGAGGAGGCCGGTGGCGAGGTGGTCGACCTGCTCGCCGCGCTGCAGCAGAGCGTCGCCCGCGCCAAGAAGGGCCGCGGCGAGGACGTGCCCGACGAGGTCGCCGAGGCGGGGGATGCGGGCGAGGTCGAGGAGGAGGCGCCGGCGAAGAAGGCTGCGGCGAAGAAGTCGCCCGCCAAGAAGACGGCGACCTCGAAGGCCCCGGCCAAGAAGACGGCGGCGAAGAAGAGCACCGCCAAGAAGTCCACCGCGAAGAAGAGCCCGGCGAAGAAGTCGGCGAGCAAGAAGGCCAGCTGAGCGAGGGCGTACGGCCATTCCCAGGCCGGCCGAGTAGCTCCGTCGCAAGGTGGTCGAGTAGCCCGGCCAACCACGGTGGTCGAGCAAGGCGGCTGACCACGGTGGTCGAGTAAGGCGGCTGACCACGGTGGTCGAGTAGGCCGGAGCGCTAGCGGAGGCCGTATCGAGACCCGTCGGCTTGGTCTTGAGTCACCGAAAGGCGCCGGGAGGCGGAAGTCGGTCCGTGGTCGGCTGGTCTGGCGGCTCGCGGTGGTGACGTTTCTGACAGAGCCTGACGTTGTTGACAGTCGTGCGTGCCGTAGCAGTCCTTTGTGTCAACAACGCACTGTCGTGTCGAGATCGTGGGGTGCTGTCAGGACCGACCCCGCCCAGACTGGCCAGAAGCTCCCAGACTGGTCAGTTGCAACCGACCAGTCTGTGAGTTCGTGACCACTCTGGCG
It includes:
- the ligD gene encoding non-homologous end-joining DNA ligase — encoded protein: MRPMLATPAVGVPVGEQWCHEVKWDGMRVLVDVRGGRVRVWSRTERDVTIAFPELTTDASGLTAYDDLLLDGEVVVMRGGIPSFAALAERFNVTNARVAERLSATAPITLMAFDVLRAAGTDVTGLPLRDRRQLLEGAGLGSPWVQVPPVFDDGEGLSRATAEQGMEGVVSKRWASPYVPGRRSDDWRKTVHRTTDSFVVGGWKFETDSRDRLGALLIGAPTTSGLQYRGRIGSGLAGRTGAALLPRLRELPDEGDPFVDDVPRAERAGATWVRPSLVVDLEFHGISEVGRLRQPTWKGLRPDLTASDLTPADLTPKDTDA
- a CDS encoding Ku protein is translated as MRAIWKGAVSFGLVNVPVKLYSATENHDVQFRQVHREDGGRIRYRRVCSIDGEEVAYDDIAKGYETEDGEMVVLTDDDLAELPTSSSREIAVDKFVPTEQIDPMLFDKSYYLEPDKAAVKPYVLLREALSQADRVALVTVSLRTRMTVAVLRVHDDVITLQTLLWPDELRQADFGVLSEAADEEVKPAEQAMAQMLVESLAGDYDPEEYEDDYAAAVQELVQTKLEGGEVKAAPEPEEAGGEVVDLLAALQQSVARAKKGRGEDVPDEVAEAGDAGEVEEEAPAKKAAAKKSPAKKTATSKAPAKKTAAKKSTAKKSTAKKSPAKKSASKKAS